One window of Halopelagius longus genomic DNA carries:
- a CDS encoding ferritin-like domain-containing protein: MADQITSILEEAYLDELETVMNYLTNSIVLDGVHAEEVKESLQEDIQEELNHAEMLGNRLKQLDAKPPGSAEFEASQMDLQPPEDSTDVVSVIEGVLTAEEDAIETYRSLVNAAREADDPVTEDLAVTILADEEAHRTEFRGFQKEYPMN; encoded by the coding sequence ATGGCAGACCAAATCACGTCTATACTCGAAGAGGCGTATCTGGACGAACTGGAGACGGTGATGAACTACTTGACCAACTCCATCGTCCTCGACGGCGTCCACGCGGAGGAGGTCAAAGAGTCGCTTCAGGAGGACATCCAAGAGGAACTCAACCACGCCGAGATGTTGGGGAACCGCCTGAAACAACTCGACGCGAAACCGCCGGGGTCCGCCGAGTTCGAAGCGAGCCAGATGGACCTCCAACCGCCGGAGGACAGCACGGACGTCGTCTCGGTCATCGAGGGCGTCCTCACCGCGGAGGAGGACGCCATCGAGACGTACCGGTCGCTCGTAAACGCCGCGCGCGAGGCGGACGACCCCGTGACGGAGGACCTCGCGGTCACCATCCTCGCCGACGAGGAGGCCCACCGCACGGAGTTCCGCGGGTTCCAGAAAGAGTACCCGATGAACTGA
- a CDS encoding VOC family protein, producing the protein MRLIHTALDVSDVDATLDFYETLGLEYAHEFTLDGVRNVYVGGDDGMELQFKYDPESDESVDPSGVDHVAVEVEDVDAEFERVVEETDCPVVHEPMTIEEANARAAFVEDPDGYAVELVGFLD; encoded by the coding sequence ATGCGACTCATCCATACGGCGCTGGACGTGTCGGACGTGGACGCGACGCTCGATTTCTACGAGACGCTCGGACTGGAGTACGCCCACGAGTTCACCCTCGACGGCGTCCGCAACGTGTACGTCGGCGGCGACGACGGCATGGAACTGCAGTTCAAGTACGACCCCGAGAGCGACGAGTCGGTTGACCCCTCGGGCGTGGACCACGTCGCCGTCGAAGTCGAGGACGTGGACGCCGAGTTCGAACGCGTCGTCGAGGAGACGGACTGTCCCGTCGTCCACGAACCGATGACCATCGAGGAGGCGAACGCCCGCGCCGCGTTCGTCGAGGACCCCGACGGCTACGCAGTCGAACTAGTCGGATTTCTGGACTGA
- a CDS encoding 4Fe-4S dicluster domain-containing protein, translated as MGIDPNFDSNRENVGEENGVEVWGPVDPPEKLGIHGTHVAVDYDICVADGACLENCPVDVFTWVDTPDHPASEKKVEPTREDQCIDCMLCVDICPVDAIDVDASRV; from the coding sequence ATGGGAATCGACCCGAACTTCGATTCGAACCGCGAGAACGTCGGCGAGGAGAACGGGGTGGAGGTATGGGGCCCCGTAGACCCGCCGGAGAAACTCGGCATCCACGGCACGCACGTCGCCGTCGATTACGACATCTGCGTCGCCGACGGCGCGTGTCTGGAGAACTGCCCGGTGGACGTGTTCACGTGGGTGGACACGCCGGACCACCCCGCGAGCGAGAAGAAGGTCGAACCGACGCGCGAGGACCAGTGCATCGACTGCATGCTCTGCGTCGATATCTGCCCCGTGGACGCCATCGACGTGGACGCTTCCCGGGTCTGA
- a CDS encoding cupin domain-containing protein — translation MPRVNESDVEWSEKEHGETTFRRKQLGVAADAERLGASLYELPPGAASWPYHYHTGNEEAVYVLSGTGVLRTPEGESPVEPGDFAVFPDDESGAHRLRNDGEEPLRYLAVSTMRDPDVTVYPDSEKVGVFAGSPPGGREERTVSGYFRREDAVDYWLGEEESERDE, via the coding sequence ATGCCGCGCGTCAACGAGTCCGACGTGGAGTGGTCGGAGAAAGAGCACGGAGAGACGACGTTCAGACGGAAACAACTCGGCGTCGCCGCCGACGCGGAACGCCTCGGCGCGAGTCTGTACGAACTCCCGCCGGGGGCGGCGTCGTGGCCGTACCACTACCACACCGGCAACGAGGAGGCGGTGTACGTCCTCTCGGGGACGGGCGTCCTCCGGACGCCGGAGGGCGAATCCCCCGTCGAACCGGGCGACTTCGCCGTCTTCCCCGACGACGAGTCCGGCGCGCACCGCCTGCGCAACGACGGCGAGGAACCGCTTCGCTACCTCGCCGTCTCGACGATGCGCGACCCGGACGTGACCGTCTACCCCGACTCGGAGAAGGTGGGCGTGTTCGCCGGGTCGCCGCCCGGCGGGCGGGAGGAACGGACCGTCTCCGGCTACTTCCGGCGCGAGGACGCGGTGGACTACTGGCTCGGCGAGGAGGAGTCGGAACGCGACGAGTGA
- a CDS encoding DUF7853 family protein, translating into MTAPAHDCPTTLDLNREEAWVLHTALLDTVERELDEGNDAERALTLLFRLEEGKDFDCEQLEYLTSVLRSYIDGSVPPRDRSPARDVLDSVQTALA; encoded by the coding sequence ATGACCGCTCCGGCACACGACTGCCCGACGACGCTCGATTTGAACCGCGAGGAGGCGTGGGTCCTGCACACCGCGCTCCTCGACACCGTGGAACGAGAACTCGACGAAGGGAACGACGCCGAACGAGCGCTCACCCTCCTCTTCCGCCTCGAAGAGGGGAAGGACTTCGACTGCGAGCAACTGGAGTACCTGACTTCGGTGCTCCGGTCGTACATCGACGGGAGCGTACCGCCGCGGGACCGGAGTCCGGCGCGAGACGTGCTCGATAGCGTCCAGACCGCCCTCGCGTGA
- a CDS encoding acyl-CoA dehydrogenase family protein — MLDYLELEADLTPEERMIRDEARRFVEEEVEPDIGDHFEAGTFPEELVPKMGELGFYAPTIDGYGLPGVGERAYGVLMQELEAGDSGIRSMASVQGALVMYPIHAYGSEEQKERWLPALGRGEAVGCFGLTEPEHGSNPAGMETRAERDADGYVLNGSKTWITNSPISDVAVVWARDVSAEESPVRGFLVETDRDGVTTNPIHDKLSMRASVTGEIGLNDVRVPEENVLPNVEGMKGPLSCLTQARFGISWGIVGAARDAFEAAREYAKDREQFGGPIARFQIQQQNLAEMATKITNGQLMAYRLAELKECGELRPQHVSMAKRHNVEMAREVTRTAREMLGGNGITTDYSPMRHLANVETVYTYEGTHDIHTLVLGEDLTGIAAFE; from the coding sequence ATGCTCGATTATCTCGAATTGGAGGCGGACCTCACGCCCGAAGAGCGCATGATACGCGACGAGGCGCGCCGGTTCGTCGAGGAGGAGGTCGAACCCGACATCGGCGACCACTTCGAGGCGGGGACGTTCCCGGAGGAACTCGTCCCGAAGATGGGTGAACTCGGCTTCTACGCGCCGACTATCGACGGCTACGGGCTTCCCGGCGTCGGCGAGAGGGCGTACGGCGTCCTGATGCAGGAACTGGAAGCCGGGGACTCGGGGATTCGCTCGATGGCGAGCGTGCAGGGCGCACTCGTCATGTACCCCATCCACGCCTACGGGTCCGAAGAACAGAAGGAGCGGTGGCTTCCCGCCCTCGGCCGGGGGGAGGCGGTAGGCTGTTTCGGACTGACCGAACCCGAACACGGGTCGAACCCCGCGGGCATGGAGACGCGGGCGGAGAGGGATGCCGACGGCTACGTCCTCAACGGGTCGAAGACGTGGATAACGAACTCGCCCATCTCGGACGTGGCCGTCGTCTGGGCGCGGGACGTCTCCGCCGAGGAGTCGCCCGTCAGGGGCTTTCTGGTCGAGACGGACCGCGACGGCGTGACGACGAACCCCATCCACGACAAACTCTCGATGCGGGCGTCGGTCACGGGCGAAATCGGCCTCAACGACGTTCGGGTGCCCGAGGAGAACGTCCTCCCGAACGTTGAGGGGATGAAGGGACCGCTCTCCTGTCTCACGCAGGCGCGGTTCGGCATCTCGTGGGGTATCGTCGGCGCGGCGCGGGACGCGTTCGAGGCGGCCCGCGAGTACGCGAAGGACAGAGAGCAGTTCGGCGGCCCCATCGCGCGCTTCCAGATACAACAGCAGAACCTCGCCGAGATGGCGACGAAGATTACGAACGGACAGTTGATGGCGTACCGCCTCGCCGAACTGAAAGAATGCGGCGAACTCCGGCCGCAGCACGTCTCGATGGCGAAGCGACACAACGTCGAGATGGCCCGGGAGGTGACCCGAACCGCCCGAGAGATGCTGGGCGGCAACGGCATCACGACGGACTACTCGCCGATGCGACATCTGGCGAACGTCGAGACGGTGTACACGTACGAGGGCACCCACGACATCCACACGCTCGTGTTGGGGGAGGATCTCACGGGCATCGCGGCCTTCGAGTAA
- a CDS encoding type 1 glutamine amidotransferase, with protein sequence MSTGHSRLRFALLDASHRDPNTRRNFRRELDADLSEFDATAGELPDHFDFDGVVVTGSRSSVYWDEDWIAPLLDYVRDAHDAGLPMLGVCYGHQVLATALGGRVEDMGEYELGYREVTHSGDDALFEGIDETFTAFTTHSDAVVELPPGAELVAENDYGVHAFRKGHAWGVQFHPEYDPQTAESVTRGKDLPEERIESVVAGIDAENYEAACEAKRLFDNFVAYTERVAAESDADADSDEPDAELIA encoded by the coding sequence ATGAGTACGGGCCACTCTCGCCTGCGATTTGCACTTCTCGACGCGTCGCACCGCGACCCGAACACGCGGCGCAACTTCCGGCGCGAACTCGACGCCGACCTCTCGGAGTTCGACGCGACGGCCGGCGAACTGCCGGACCACTTCGACTTCGACGGCGTCGTCGTCACCGGGTCGCGGTCGTCCGTCTACTGGGACGAAGACTGGATAGCGCCGCTCTTAGACTACGTGCGCGACGCCCACGACGCGGGCCTGCCGATGCTCGGCGTCTGTTACGGCCATCAGGTGCTCGCGACGGCCCTCGGCGGCCGCGTCGAGGACATGGGCGAGTACGAACTCGGCTACCGCGAGGTGACGCACTCGGGCGACGACGCCCTGTTCGAGGGCATCGACGAGACGTTCACCGCCTTCACGACGCACTCGGACGCCGTCGTCGAACTCCCGCCGGGCGCGGAACTCGTCGCGGAGAACGACTACGGCGTCCACGCGTTCCGGAAGGGCCACGCGTGGGGCGTTCAGTTCCACCCCGAGTACGATCCCCAGACGGCCGAATCCGTCACCCGGGGGAAGGACCTCCCCGAGGAACGCATCGAGTCCGTCGTCGCGGGCATCGACGCCGAGAACTACGAGGCGGCCTGCGAGGCGAAGCGACTGTTCGACAACTTCGTGGCGTACACAGAACGCGTCGCCGCGGAGTCGGACGCCGACGCCGACTCCGACGAACCGGACGCCGAACTGATCGCCTGA
- a CDS encoding alpha/beta fold hydrolase translates to MPTASNGSVQIHYEADGEGETVAFVGDAGYGAWQWGWQHAAVAGPYESLVLDVRGTGRSDAPDGPYAVGTLVDDLVAVLADHGVRKAHLVGAGLGGMVALRAARSTSRVRSLALFGTAAYGGGLDLEPLFGAPDDPEELERSLRAAVSERFVEAQPEAFDQILEWRAEEDAPRAAWEAQAAAVERFAAEDLYEVTAPALVVHGTEDAVWPPERGEELATDLPRGEFFPVEGAGHLAHAEASKVVNDELLRFLDEQSASR, encoded by the coding sequence ATGCCTACCGCATCGAACGGGAGCGTCCAGATACACTACGAGGCCGACGGCGAGGGCGAGACGGTTGCGTTCGTCGGCGACGCCGGGTACGGCGCGTGGCAGTGGGGGTGGCAGCACGCCGCCGTCGCCGGCCCGTACGAGAGCCTCGTCCTCGACGTGCGGGGCACCGGGCGGTCCGACGCGCCCGACGGCCCGTACGCCGTCGGAACGCTCGTAGACGACCTCGTGGCCGTCCTCGCGGACCACGGCGTCCGGAAGGCGCACCTCGTGGGCGCGGGACTCGGCGGCATGGTCGCCCTGCGGGCGGCGCGGTCAACCTCGCGCGTCCGGAGTCTCGCGCTGTTCGGAACCGCCGCGTACGGGGGTGGGTTGGACCTCGAACCTCTCTTCGGCGCGCCCGACGACCCCGAGGAACTCGAACGGTCGCTCCGGGCGGCCGTCTCCGAGCGATTCGTTGAGGCGCAACCGGAGGCGTTCGACCAGATTTTGGAGTGGCGCGCCGAGGAGGACGCCCCGCGGGCGGCGTGGGAGGCGCAGGCCGCCGCGGTCGAGCGGTTCGCCGCTGAGGACCTCTACGAGGTTACCGCCCCGGCGCTCGTCGTCCATGGCACGGAGGACGCCGTCTGGCCCCCTGAACGCGGCGAGGAGTTGGCGACCGACCTCCCGCGCGGCGAGTTCTTCCCCGTCGAGGGCGCGGGCCACCTCGCGCACGCCGAAGCGTCGAAAGTCGTCAACGACGAACTCCTGCGCTTCCTCGACGAGCAGTCGGCGTCGCGGTAG